From Lagenorhynchus albirostris chromosome 15, mLagAlb1.1, whole genome shotgun sequence, one genomic window encodes:
- the IL21R gene encoding interleukin-21 receptor: MLCGWAAPLLLLMLQGAWGCSDLVCYTDYIQTVTCILKTWAPHPGTLTLTWQDSYGELEDEVTSCSLCWSTHNATHAEYTCHMDVFQYMADDVFSVNMTDHSGNHSQDCGSFVLAKSIKPSPPFNVTVTFSGHYNISWSSDYNLYALKGKLQYELRYRKLGDPWALSPGRKLISVDSRSVSLLPLEFHKGSSYELQVRAGPQPGSSFQGTWSEWSDPVVFHTQPEEIKGDLYPHLLPILVLACLVLVILGPKIHQAWRLWKNVWVQVPSPEPFFQPLYVGHSGDFKKWVGTPFTASSLELRSWSPGVPLSLEMHSQCLPQTAAKGLVPTELPEPPDLVEADGVLEPGSWGPAHSTAGSLGSSAHSQERDRPYGLVSIDTVTVVDAEGLCTWPCTCGDDGYPALNLDTSLEPGPGTEDSLPGTGATVLSCGCVSASGPAGPGDPLGSLLGRIKLHLKDEEGWAPGPPWDGGSPRGVSDSEAGSPPAGLDMDTFDSGFVDSDCGSPVEHDFSSPRDEGPPRSYLRQWVVMAPPPAGPGPQAS, translated from the exons ATGCTCTGCGGCTGGGCTGCCCCTCTGCTCCTGCTGATGCTCCAGGGGG CCTGGGGCTGCTCAGACCTCGTCTGCTACACCGATTACATCCAGACGGTCACCTGCATCCTGAAGACATGGGCCCCGCACCCTGGCACGCTCACCCTCACCTG GCAAGACTCATATGGAGAACTGGAGGACGAGGTCACCTCCTGCAGCCTCTGCTGGTCCACCCACAATGCCACGCATGCAGAGTACACGTGCCATATGGATGTGTTCCAATACATGGCCGACGACGTTTTCAGTGTCAACATGACAGACCATTCGGGCAACCACTCCCAGGACTGCGGCAGCTTTGTCCTGGCTAAAAGCA TCAAGCCATCTCCCCCTTTCAATGTGACGGTGACCTTCTCCGGACATTATAACATCTCCTGGAGCTCCGATTACAATTTGTACGCGCTGAAGGGCAAACTTCAGTATGAGCTGCGGTACAGGAAGCTCGGAGACCCCTGGGCTCTG AGTCCAGGGAGAAAGCTGATCTCAGTGGATTCGAGAAGCGtctctctcctgcccttggaGTTCCACAAAGGCTCAAGCTACGAGCTGCAGGTGCGGGCAGGGCCCCAGCCTGGCTCCTCCTTCCAGGGGACCTGGAGCGAGTGGAGTGACCCAGTCGTTTTTCACACCCAGCCAGAAG agATAAAGGGAGACTTGTACCCTCACCTGCTTCCCATCTTGGTCCTCGCATGCCTCGTCCTTGTCATCTTAGGCCCGAAGATCCATCAGGCTTGGAG GCTATGGAAAAATGTGTGGGTGCAGGTGCCCAGCCCAGAGCCCTTCTTCCAGCCCCTGTACGTGGGCCACAGCGGAGACTTCAAG AAATGGGTGGGCACCCCCTTCACTGCTTCCAGCCTGGAACTGAGATCCTGGAGCCCAGGGGTGCCCTTGTCCCTGGAGATGCACAGCCAGTGCCTACCGCAGACTGCAGCCAAGGGGCTGGTGCCCACAGAGCTGCCAGAGCCCCCAGACCTGGTGGAAGCCGACGGGGTGCTTGAGCCGGgctcctggggcccagcccaCTCCACCGCCGGCAGCTTGGGCAGCTCAGCTCACAGCCAGGAGAGGGACCGGCCGTACGGCCTGGTATCCATCGACACGGTGACCGTGGTGGACGCAGAGGGGCTGTGCACCTGGCCTTGCACCTGCGGGGATGACGGCTACCCAGCCCTGAACCTGGACACCAGCCTGGAGCCTGGCCCGGGCACGGAGGACTCGCTTCCGGGCACGGGGGCCACAGTCCTGTCCTGTGGCTGCGTCTCAGCCAGTGGCCCTGCCGGGCCGGGGGACCCCCTGGGCAGCCTCCTTGGCAGGATAAAGCTGCACCTCAAGGATGAGGAGGGTTGGGCCCCCGGGCCGCCCTGGGATGGCGGGTCGCCCCGAGGGGTGTCGGACAGCGAGGCAGGTTCACCCCCGGCTGGCCTGGACATGGACACGTTTGACAGCGGCTTTGTGGACTCTGACTGCGGCAGCCCCGTGGAGCATGACTTCAGTAGCCCCAGGGACGAAGGGCCCCCCAGGAGCTACCTCCGCCAGTGGGTGGTCATGGCCCCTCCACCTGCAGGGCCTGGGCCCCAGGCCAGCTAG